In a genomic window of Leptolyngbya sp. SIO1E4:
- a CDS encoding calcium-binding protein has product MGSQSKSPTNNILKGSLYSDVLIGQIFSDEIQGYESNDIWLSGEAGEDLIVGGAGDDTLSGGDGNDFLHGDFEEGSGWSTGSDGNYYYTSPHPYGSTEETSDNTVFPLGWGQSSDTYNDFILGGAGNDIMLGSWGHDAIFGGIGNDIINGGVGDDFWLAGGEGNDTINGDSGNDILEGGVGNDVLNGGTEDDILTGDAGQDKLYSGHGNDIADGGADNDLVDGGDGNDQLSGGLGDDKVLGGDGNDTLDGGDGNDILIGGAGDDYWMSGGSGNDTLYGEAGHDVMDAGSGNDVMYGGRNDDVMIGGQGEDQLYGGEGIDHIDGGVGADWIEGNSGDDNIHGGDGDDVIAGGSGQDSLFGDAGDDVMTGGDGHDYLNGGDGSDILDGNAGMDTVEGGDGTDLIRGGDGNDGWLSGGAGTDEIFGDSGDDVLSGGDGDDHLLGGTGNDVLMGDAGDDTLIGGEGDDYWLDGGTGNDHITAGDGHDIASGGTGDDVVIGGDGNDTLIGDAGSDQLFGNDGSDILDGGDADDVLEGGRGDDTLKGGTGDDRIQGDDGADYVEGGEGADYITGDAGDDSLFGDTGTDILEGSVGHDFLSGGDGEDILNGGADNDTLQGGADNDTLRGGDGYDILDGGAGNDALDGGAQEDILKGGDGKDTLQGGDGHDVLEGGDGDDSLQGQLGNDALFGDAGNDKLEGASGEDYLSGGDGNDQLDGGDGADVLEGGDGADTLIGGVGDDAWLAGGAGDDKVDGGEGHDVLSGGAGADQLKSGTGNDTVFFDATDTVVEGGDGYDVALVETAEGARLDLGANSFNEAHGNAGNDTFTHSNGAGASGTESVTMFGNAGDDSLKSGAANDYLEGGIGDDSIVAGAGDDYALGGDGRDSLRGETGNDLLEGNAGADVLEGGDGHDTLDGGADADNLQGGAGNDTLKFDAEDNVVDGGDGYDTARAQGDVGVILDLGASQIELAFGTESADTFTNSSATSVEIHGEGGDDTIIGGIGHELLEGGDGDDAIAAGDGNDNLQGGTGNDQLQGQIGNDILTGGDGADTLEGGEGNDTLNFDADDTVDGGSGNDVGIYQGTEGISRDIDALSVEEIHGNIGDDTFTSTAGYVVKMFGDDGDDTLQSGSGSDQLFGGEGNDTITTTGGHNYIEGGSGNDTITTGDGNDTLVADEGDDILEAGDGHDVLKGGAGADSLKAGDGNDTLYFDAADTIVDGGAGNEDIAYYESTSALTLDLDITGIEILHSNTGNDIITSDTGKDATVYAGGGHDKVTTGDGNDTLEGGEGDDLLRATGGSNLLKGGTGQDTLISGVGNDTLDGGSGDDTLEAAGGNNTLIGGDGNDQLTSGSGNDELNGEAGDDNITTTGGKNFLSGGEGDDSLTAADGQDILEGGSGSDLLDAGGGNDTLDGGSDADQLLAGSGNDKIYFDDADTVVDGGTGYDTAYFQSTTNLSLSVTSTGIEVLHANSGDDRLSATGNTRVKLYGKAGDDTLTTEDGNDLLDGGSGNDVLITTGGNNTLKGGNDNDQLSSGVGNDTLDGGAGDDVLTTSGGDNSLSGGTGNDSLMAGEGVDTLDGGSGNDVLSSGGGNDILRGGNGTDTLYGGDGDDELYGGLGDDSLHGGSGNDILNAEVGNDLLDGGAGNDQLFGSDGNNQLHGGDGKDKLYGIAGENTLHGGNDSDQLFGGRGQDQLFGDAGNDQLYADAGDDQLEGGDGNDELFGKEGSDTLLGGRGDDVLQGTENGRGEVDILTGGQGADRFILGESNNVFYDDGDGAFAGLSDYALITDFNKVEDVIQLSGLASDYTLGSTNSGTQIYLDSDGTGTITGVDELVAVIEGTLGMNLSDTSFLYL; this is encoded by the coding sequence ATGGGTTCTCAATCAAAATCTCCTACCAATAATATCTTAAAGGGCAGTCTCTACAGTGACGTCCTAATTGGCCAAATTTTTAGTGACGAAATTCAAGGCTATGAAAGCAATGATATTTGGTTGAGTGGTGAAGCTGGTGAGGATCTTATTGTTGGTGGAGCAGGCGATGATACGCTATCTGGCGGTGATGGCAATGACTTCCTCCATGGCGATTTTGAAGAAGGAAGTGGCTGGTCTACAGGGAGTGACGGCAACTACTACTACACTTCTCCTCACCCATATGGCTCTACAGAAGAAACCTCTGACAATACAGTTTTTCCCTTAGGTTGGGGACAAAGCTCAGATACTTATAACGACTTCATTTTAGGTGGTGCAGGTAACGACATCATGCTCGGTAGCTGGGGGCATGATGCCATTTTCGGAGGTATCGGTAATGACATCATTAATGGTGGTGTCGGCGATGACTTCTGGCTTGCTGGGGGCGAGGGTAATGACACTATCAATGGTGATTCCGGTAATGACATCTTAGAGGGTGGAGTTGGCAATGACGTTCTCAACGGTGGAACTGAGGACGATATTTTAACTGGTGATGCAGGCCAAGATAAGCTCTACAGCGGTCACGGCAATGACATTGCTGATGGTGGTGCCGACAATGATCTTGTTGATGGCGGCGATGGCAATGACCAACTTAGTGGTGGTCTTGGTGATGACAAAGTGTTAGGCGGTGACGGCAATGACACCCTAGACGGCGGCGATGGCAATGACATCTTGATCGGTGGAGCAGGCGATGACTACTGGATGAGTGGTGGTAGTGGTAACGATACGCTCTACGGTGAAGCTGGCCATGATGTCATGGATGCTGGTAGTGGTAACGACGTCATGTACGGTGGCCGTAATGATGATGTGATGATTGGTGGCCAAGGGGAAGATCAGCTCTACGGTGGTGAGGGTATTGATCACATTGATGGTGGAGTTGGAGCCGATTGGATTGAAGGTAACTCTGGCGATGACAACATCCATGGAGGCGATGGTGATGATGTGATCGCAGGTGGGTCTGGTCAAGACAGCCTGTTTGGCGATGCTGGTGATGATGTAATGACAGGTGGCGATGGCCATGACTACCTTAACGGTGGTGACGGCAGTGACATTCTAGACGGTAATGCTGGAATGGATACTGTCGAAGGGGGTGATGGAACTGACCTGATTCGTGGCGGTGACGGTAATGATGGTTGGCTATCCGGCGGTGCTGGCACAGACGAAATCTTTGGCGATAGCGGCGATGATGTTTTGTCTGGTGGTGATGGTGATGATCACCTTCTAGGCGGCACAGGCAATGACGTATTAATGGGAGATGCCGGTGATGACACCCTTATAGGCGGAGAGGGTGATGATTACTGGCTTGATGGTGGTACGGGTAATGATCACATTACAGCAGGAGACGGCCATGATATCGCTAGTGGTGGCACCGGGGATGATGTCGTCATCGGGGGCGACGGTAACGACACGTTAATCGGTGATGCAGGTAGCGACCAACTTTTTGGTAATGACGGTAGCGACATCCTGGATGGCGGTGATGCTGACGATGTTCTAGAAGGCGGCAGGGGGGATGACACCCTCAAAGGCGGAACCGGAGACGATCGTATACAAGGGGATGACGGTGCGGACTATGTAGAAGGTGGTGAAGGGGCAGACTACATTACAGGCGATGCGGGTGATGACAGTTTATTCGGTGATACAGGTACCGATATCTTAGAAGGTAGCGTCGGCCATGACTTCCTGTCTGGTGGCGATGGTGAAGATATCCTGAACGGAGGTGCCGATAACGACACCTTACAAGGTGGTGCCGATAATGACACCTTGCGCGGGGGCGACGGTTACGACATTCTCGATGGTGGAGCGGGGAATGATGCTCTAGATGGGGGTGCTCAGGAAGACATCCTCAAAGGCGGTGATGGTAAAGATACGCTGCAGGGTGGCGATGGCCATGATGTTCTAGAGGGTGGTGACGGTGATGACAGCCTTCAAGGACAACTCGGAAATGATGCACTCTTTGGCGATGCTGGCAACGATAAGTTAGAAGGAGCCTCCGGTGAGGACTATTTAAGTGGTGGTGATGGTAATGACCAACTGGATGGTGGTGACGGTGCTGATGTACTAGAGGGTGGCGACGGAGCCGATACGCTAATTGGTGGTGTAGGCGACGATGCTTGGCTAGCTGGTGGGGCTGGTGATGACAAAGTTGATGGCGGAGAAGGCCACGATGTTCTTAGTGGAGGCGCTGGTGCAGACCAGCTGAAAAGTGGTACTGGCAATGACACTGTCTTCTTTGATGCTACTGATACTGTTGTCGAAGGTGGCGATGGCTACGACGTTGCACTGGTAGAAACCGCTGAGGGAGCCCGCCTTGATTTAGGAGCCAACAGCTTCAATGAAGCCCACGGGAATGCTGGCAATGACACTTTCACCCATAGTAATGGAGCCGGTGCTTCAGGTACTGAGAGTGTCACTATGTTTGGCAATGCTGGGGATGATTCTCTAAAGAGTGGTGCTGCCAACGACTATCTTGAAGGAGGAATCGGTGATGATAGTATCGTTGCTGGTGCTGGGGATGACTACGCTCTAGGAGGTGACGGACGTGATAGTTTACGTGGCGAAACGGGGAACGACCTCCTGGAAGGGAATGCCGGAGCGGATGTCCTGGAAGGTGGCGATGGCCATGACACCTTAGATGGAGGGGCAGATGCTGATAACTTGCAAGGGGGCGCAGGGAACGACACCCTGAAGTTTGATGCCGAAGACAATGTCGTTGATGGGGGTGACGGCTACGACACAGCTCGTGCCCAAGGCGATGTAGGTGTCATTCTAGACCTCGGGGCTAGCCAGATTGAATTAGCCTTTGGCACTGAATCGGCAGATACCTTTACAAATTCCAGTGCGACCAGTGTAGAAATTCATGGTGAAGGCGGCGATGACACCATTATTGGGGGCATAGGCCATGAGCTACTCGAAGGTGGCGATGGGGATGATGCGATCGCAGCAGGTGACGGCAATGATAATTTGCAGGGAGGCACCGGTAATGATCAGCTGCAAGGGCAAATTGGCAACGATATCCTCACAGGAGGTGACGGGGCCGATACCCTTGAAGGTGGCGAGGGTAACGATACTCTCAACTTTGACGCTGATGATACCGTCGATGGTGGCAGTGGCAATGATGTAGGCATCTATCAGGGTACCGAAGGGATCAGCCGCGATATTGATGCTCTCAGCGTTGAAGAAATTCACGGCAACATCGGCGATGACACTTTCACCTCCACTGCCGGTTACGTTGTAAAAATGTTTGGTGACGACGGCGATGACACCCTTCAGAGTGGCAGTGGAAGTGATCAACTTTTCGGTGGTGAAGGGAACGACACTATCACCACAACTGGAGGTCATAACTACATTGAGGGTGGTAGTGGCAATGACACCATTACAACAGGTGATGGCAACGACACCCTTGTGGCAGATGAAGGCGACGACATTCTAGAAGCTGGTGATGGTCATGATGTTCTAAAAGGTGGCGCTGGAGCTGATAGTCTGAAAGCTGGTGACGGAAACGACACTCTCTACTTCGATGCAGCCGATACCATCGTTGATGGGGGAGCCGGAAACGAAGACATAGCTTACTACGAAAGCACTAGTGCCTTAACTCTAGATCTTGATATCACTGGCATCGAAATCCTCCACAGCAACACTGGAAATGACATAATCACCTCCGATACTGGCAAGGATGCTACCGTCTACGCTGGTGGTGGCCATGACAAGGTTACAACAGGTGATGGGAACGACACCCTAGAAGGGGGTGAGGGCGATGATTTGCTCAGAGCTACTGGAGGAAGCAACCTGTTAAAGGGAGGAACAGGTCAAGACACTCTCATCAGTGGAGTGGGCAATGATACTCTCGACGGCGGTAGTGGCGATGATACCCTGGAGGCCGCAGGTGGTAATAACACCCTCATTGGCGGTGATGGTAATGACCAACTCACTAGTGGCAGTGGTAATGACGAACTAAATGGGGAAGCTGGGGACGATAATATTACAACAACTGGAGGGAAAAATTTCCTCAGTGGCGGCGAAGGTGATGATAGTCTGACCGCTGCAGATGGGCAAGACATCCTAGAAGGTGGCAGTGGCAGTGATCTCCTAGATGCTGGAGGAGGCAACGATACCTTAGATGGTGGTAGCGATGCAGACCAGTTGCTAGCTGGTAGCGGCAATGACAAAATCTATTTCGATGATGCCGATACGGTTGTTGATGGTGGCACGGGGTACGATACTGCCTACTTTCAAAGTACTACCAACCTATCGCTTAGTGTAACGAGTACTGGTATCGAGGTTCTCCATGCCAACAGTGGTGATGACCGGCTTTCAGCTACAGGCAATACAAGAGTAAAACTGTACGGTAAAGCTGGCGATGATACTTTGACTACTGAAGATGGTAATGATCTTCTGGACGGAGGGAGTGGGAATGATGTTCTGATTACAACAGGCGGCAACAATACCCTTAAGGGTGGCAACGATAACGACCAACTCAGTTCCGGTGTAGGTAATGACACCTTAGATGGCGGTGCTGGTGATGATGTTCTGACAACTTCTGGTGGAGATAACAGTCTGAGCGGGGGAACAGGTAACGATAGCCTAATGGCTGGAGAGGGTGTAGATACTCTTGATGGCGGTTCCGGTAATGATGTTCTGAGCAGTGGTGGAGGTAATGATATTCTCCGAGGCGGCAATGGTACCGATACCCTCTATGGTGGCGACGGTGATGACGAGCTTTATGGAGGGCTTGGAGATGATAGTCTCCATGGTGGTAGTGGTAATGACATCCTCAACGCAGAAGTCGGGAATGACTTACTAGATGGTGGTGCAGGGAATGATCAACTCTTTGGCAGCGATGGTAATAACCAACTCCACGGTGGAGACGGGAAAGACAAGTTATACGGCATTGCTGGAGAGAACACGCTTCACGGTGGGAATGATAGTGACCAGCTTTTCGGTGGCCGTGGACAAGACCAATTATTTGGTGATGCCGGAAACGATCAACTCTATGCTGACGCTGGCGATGATCAATTAGAAGGTGGAGACGGTAACGACGAACTCTTTGGCAAAGAAGGGAGCGATACCCTGCTGGGAGGTCGTGGCGATGATGTATTGCAAGGTACAGAAAACGGGCGAGGTGAAGTAGATATCCTTACCGGAGGCCAGGGGGCAGATCGCTTTATCTTGGGCGAAAGTAATAATGTCTTTTATGACGATGGTGATGGTGCATTTGCAGGCCTGTCGGATTATGCCCTCATTACAGATTTCAACAAAGTAGAAGATGTTATTCAGCTTAGCGGCTTGGCTAGTGACTATACTCTAGGTTCTACTAACTCCGGAACCCAAATTTATCTTGATAGTGATGGTACTGGAACTATTACTGGAGTAGATGAATTGGTTGCAGTGATAGAGGGTACTTTAGGAATGAACCTATCAGATACCTCCTTTCTATATTTATAG
- a CDS encoding glycosyltransferase: MSSYISHPEQGSLMSNIRIRLRDRTLLFRYLVLVNFIVGGWYIYWRSTQSLNIEALWFSIPLLVAEIYMFIGGVIFLIGLWRPIERQVRSLSEMIPPLPEANHPTVDVFITCYSEPVDIVKTTAKAALQMNYPATRLRVYVLDDGNSPAMRAMVEDLCIKDLQSPALQVVADRLNAERYRLTSRLKEILHLQKDLTEVESLIDSQRFHTKSEYGELASVMAWFDTMKHPIVPDDVWLACQTMLGEGFDNAICHAHKGLPPETPVLLEAVTLNHAIILRIWDQGILFDFEERLQTLPNDIDPNAERGRGLSILSQLADHLAYIRTLDNRNCLVMVKEFIPQGVTDNIQLWQRAGYLSAVRQLLLLSNTDYATTTEILETKIKELERQIDRKTQLMADLARCRYIAREKPEGRPHHAKAGNINHAIFCGETHGEFILTLDADHIPKPQFLQRVLPNFLRFNLECGNYEFNEIAFVQTPQAFYNLPKGDPFGHDAHFFYGPIQQGKDGMNAAFYTGTNAILRREALISMGLQHFAADFEADEGRLEEFEMIGGLSSISITEDMNTAMRLHSAGWRSAYHHEILAEGLAPDDLSSTLIQKLRWAQGTIQVMLRDNPLFKPGLNLGQRLQYFQTMYSYFSGFFVAVFLACPIISLFTGLIPVSGFSSEFAIHFIPAYVFNRLTLMAAGWGISAKELWRNEQYTIALFPLQIQAVLSVLVGKKVKFQVTPKQRQSGVYFGLVRVQMIVFTLTIIGMLWGLIQLLEGNWSDPWSYIVNIGWSFYHMALLWVVIRAAYWQPQIGS, translated from the coding sequence ATGAGTAGTTATATTAGTCACCCTGAGCAAGGCTCACTAATGAGTAATATTCGGATTCGTTTGCGCGACCGTACGTTGCTTTTCCGTTATTTAGTGCTTGTCAACTTTATCGTAGGGGGATGGTATATCTATTGGAGATCGACACAATCTCTTAATATTGAGGCTTTGTGGTTTTCGATTCCTCTTCTTGTGGCAGAAATATACATGTTTATAGGGGGAGTCATTTTCTTGATAGGACTTTGGCGTCCTATCGAACGCCAGGTTCGAAGTCTCTCTGAAATGATTCCCCCTTTACCTGAAGCAAACCATCCCACGGTTGATGTATTTATCACCTGCTACAGCGAGCCAGTAGATATCGTCAAAACTACTGCTAAGGCTGCGCTTCAAATGAATTATCCTGCCACCAGACTGAGAGTATATGTCTTGGATGACGGGAACTCTCCAGCTATGCGGGCAATGGTTGAGGATCTTTGCATAAAAGACTTGCAATCTCCTGCTTTGCAAGTTGTCGCAGACCGTTTGAATGCTGAGCGATATCGCCTGACTAGTCGTTTGAAAGAAATACTGCATTTACAAAAGGATCTGACGGAAGTTGAGAGTCTAATTGATTCCCAGCGCTTTCATACAAAAAGTGAATACGGTGAATTAGCTAGCGTTATGGCTTGGTTTGATACCATGAAGCACCCAATAGTTCCTGATGATGTATGGTTGGCTTGCCAGACGATGTTGGGAGAAGGATTTGACAATGCGATTTGCCATGCGCACAAAGGTTTGCCTCCAGAAACCCCAGTTCTATTAGAGGCAGTTACACTCAATCACGCGATTATCTTACGAATTTGGGATCAAGGTATTCTATTCGATTTCGAAGAGCGATTACAAACGCTACCAAATGATATTGATCCAAATGCCGAAAGAGGACGCGGACTTAGTATCTTAAGTCAACTTGCCGATCATCTAGCGTATATTCGCACCCTAGATAATCGAAATTGCCTTGTGATGGTGAAAGAGTTTATTCCACAGGGTGTTACAGATAATATTCAACTTTGGCAAAGAGCCGGATATTTAAGTGCTGTTAGGCAGTTACTCCTATTAAGTAATACAGATTACGCAACTACAACAGAAATACTCGAGACTAAAATTAAAGAACTAGAAAGACAAATCGATAGAAAAACACAATTGATGGCTGATTTAGCCCGCTGCCGATACATTGCTAGAGAAAAGCCCGAAGGGCGACCGCATCATGCTAAAGCAGGTAACATCAATCACGCAATCTTCTGTGGTGAAACTCACGGAGAATTTATTCTAACTCTAGATGCAGATCACATCCCTAAACCACAGTTTCTGCAGCGAGTACTGCCAAATTTTTTACGATTCAACCTAGAGTGTGGAAATTATGAGTTCAACGAAATTGCTTTCGTGCAAACTCCTCAAGCATTCTACAATCTGCCAAAAGGAGATCCCTTTGGCCATGATGCTCACTTTTTCTATGGTCCAATTCAGCAAGGCAAGGATGGCATGAATGCTGCTTTCTATACAGGTACAAATGCTATTTTGCGACGTGAAGCATTGATCAGTATGGGATTACAGCACTTTGCAGCGGACTTTGAAGCTGATGAAGGAAGACTCGAAGAATTTGAAATGATTGGTGGTCTATCAAGCATTAGTATTACGGAAGATATGAATACTGCCATGCGTCTGCACTCAGCAGGCTGGCGTTCAGCGTATCATCACGAAATTCTCGCAGAAGGACTCGCTCCGGATGACCTGAGCTCAACCTTAATACAGAAGCTACGTTGGGCGCAGGGCACTATTCAAGTAATGCTCCGAGATAATCCTCTGTTCAAACCTGGCCTGAATCTTGGGCAGCGACTACAGTATTTCCAAACCATGTACAGCTACTTTTCGGGGTTCTTTGTTGCTGTTTTTCTTGCCTGCCCAATTATATCTTTATTTACTGGGTTAATTCCTGTTAGTGGTTTTAGTTCAGAGTTTGCAATACACTTTATCCCTGCTTATGTATTCAACCGACTAACTCTAATGGCTGCAGGTTGGGGAATTTCTGCCAAAGAGCTATGGCGTAATGAACAATATACAATTGCACTCTTTCCACTACAAATTCAAGCTGTTTTGAGTGTCCTGGTTGGTAAAAAGGTGAAGTTTCAGGTTACGCCAAAACAACGCCAGTCAGGTGTCTACTTTGGGCTTGTTCGTGTACAGATGATTGTTTTTACTTTAACGATAATAGGAATGTTATGGGGACTCATACAGCTTTTAGAAGGAAACTGGTCTGATCCCTGGAGTTATATCGTCAATATCGGCTGGAGCTTCTACCATATGGCACTTCTGTGGGTAGTCATCCGGGCTGCCTATTGGCAACCCCAAATAGGATCTTAG
- a CDS encoding STAS domain-containing protein gives MNAVVKTLEPTGMLDGATTNELKNQVMELIQHGADIILLEMEGVTFMNSSGIGALVAILKVVRAKGKQLYLCGLSDQVKMIFKLTKMDRVFKTFIDRREFEAKVITA, from the coding sequence ATGAATGCAGTCGTAAAAACTCTTGAACCAACTGGTATGTTGGATGGTGCGACGACCAATGAGCTGAAGAATCAGGTCATGGAATTGATTCAGCACGGAGCTGATATCATCCTTTTAGAGATGGAAGGCGTGACCTTTATGAACAGTTCTGGCATCGGCGCTTTAGTCGCTATTCTTAAGGTGGTACGTGCCAAGGGAAAGCAACTCTATCTGTGTGGACTTAGCGATCAAGTCAAAATGATTTTCAAACTAACAAAGATGGATAGGGTCTTCAAAACCTTTATTGATCGGAGAGAATTTGAGGCCAAAGTAATCACAGCTTAG
- a CDS encoding Uma2 family endonuclease: MSFSPTQQHYLGLGGRCYIGNPKRPTLSIYQLVDDEYQVRQFRDNECIRSELFPDLELTAETIFRAGA; the protein is encoded by the coding sequence ATGTCTTTCTCTCCTACCCAACAACACTATTTAGGGTTGGGTGGACGTTGCTATATTGGGAATCCGAAACGGCCAACACTTTCGATTTATCAGTTGGTAGATGATGAGTATCAAGTTCGTCAGTTTCGCGACAATGAGTGCATTCGGTCAGAGCTGTTTCCAGACTTAGAGTTAACTGCTGAGACGATTTTTCGAGCAGGAGCTTGA
- a CDS encoding nucleotidyltransferase domain-containing protein: MSPIDAKTREQIVANVVAAREGRTTFLAQMKERQKQGWQAAHKAAVTLKEGFGATRVVLFGSMLDHEHMTWHSDLDLAVWGIQAEDYLRAGVAVEKGHPFTIDLIDAETAPPHILEAIHQGIEL, from the coding sequence ATGTCTCCTATCGATGCAAAAACACGCGAACAAATCGTCGCGAACGTCGTAGCAGCTCGTGAAGGACGAACTACCTTCCTAGCTCAAATGAAAGAACGTCAGAAGCAAGGCTGGCAGGCTGCGCACAAAGCGGCTGTCACCCTCAAGGAGGGATTTGGAGCAACACGTGTGGTCCTATTTGGCTCAATGCTCGATCATGAACATATGACCTGGCATTCTGATCTGGATCTGGCCGTATGGGGTATTCAGGCTGAAGATTATCTGCGGGCAGGCGTAGCTGTTGAGAAAGGACATCCTTTTACGATTGACCTGATAGATGCTGAAACAGCTCCACCTCACATTTTGGAAGCCATTCACCAAGGGATTGAACTGTGA